A region of the Candidatus Rokuibacteriota bacterium genome:
AGATGCCGCCGGAGTACGGCACCGTCACCGTCGGGCGGGGGAAGCTCCTCGCCGAGGCGATCCAGAACTTCCTGATCGCCTTCGCCCTCGCCCTCGTCTTCATCTACATCGTGCTGGCCGCCCAGTTCGAGTCCTTCGTCCACCCCATCACGATCATGGCCTCCATGTTCCTCGCGATCCCGTTCGGGCTGCTGACGCTCCTGATCGTGGGGAAGACGCTCAACATCTACTCGATCATGGGCCTCTTCCTGCTGATGGGCGTCGTCAAGAAGAACGCGATCCTCCAGGTCGACTACACGAACGTCCTCCGCGGCCGCGGCCTCCCGCGCTTCGAGGCGCAGATGCAGGCCGACCGCGCCCGCTTCCGTCCGATCTTGATGACAACTCTGGCGATC
Encoded here:
- a CDS encoding efflux RND transporter permease subunit, with translation MPPEYGTVTVGRGKLLAEAIQNFLIAFALALVFIYIVLAAQFESFVHPITIMASMFLAIPFGLLTLLIVGKTLNIYSIMGLFLLMGVVKKNAILQVDYTNVLRGRGLPRFEAQMQADRARFRPILMTTLAIIAGMLPVALGRGDGAASRASLATVVVGGQLLSLLVTLLVTPVIYSMFDDLKGLPAFAWVRFPRWKEALATRWQWVNGRIANGRRPGS